The genomic segment GCCATTGTCACTGTAAAACCTTAGATTTTCAGAAAAAGGTCAGCATTATTTGAACCTGTATTTTTGCTTTTGAGAGCAATTTTCCCTTGACACACTTACTATATACAAGTCAGAGGACAACAAAGTGAAAACTGTGGTGTTCCTCTAGTCCAGCCTCCAAAGGAGTGCTCGTTTCCACAAGTTTTCAGAAGGAACCGGCATCACCTTCAGGGCAGCTCAGATGAGAACGTCTACGAGGCTTTAtaaatagaagaatggataaattgtccatttaaaaaacCGGACTCACCTCTAAAAAGTGGGAAAGCTCGTTGTTGATGAGCTCCTTGAGTTCAGACTTCTTCAGCTTGTGCTTGTCGCCCTCCTTCCCGGAATACTGATGGAAAACATCGATGAGGGCCACCACTGCCTTCTCCAGCTCAGACATCCTAGGGGGACCAAAGGAAAGACGCCGTCCCTCACGCATTCTGCTTGTTCGTGCCCAGACCATCTCGCGTGTGGCCTGCACAGGCGAAGGCACAGGCGGCTGACCTCAGCTCCGCTTAGAGCTGGTGGGAGCGCCCGAGAGCGTCTGGGCCCTGTGGGGCTCCGCTCCCCTGTCCTAGCCCCTTCCTTCTCTGCCACAGGCCACATCAGTAAGTCCCTGCTCGCTGGCTGCAGGCTAGGCTGGGCCTTTGGGAAACGAGTGGAAACTCAGAGGAGAGCAGCAGGGAAGGTCGGGTGGAAGCCCTCCTGGCAGGCCCGGCCCTCTGGCCTCGCAGGGCCCCAGGGTGAAGGGAcagcacagaggagcagagcgTCAGCTGCCAGCTGttagaattaataagaaaacCGTAAGGTGACCAGTGACAGAATTAGGGcacaaaaatcaacagcattccTATATTCCATAATTAATCGGAAAATATAAGAGAAGCCTATTCATAGAGCAATGCTCACGTGTGTtgtctaagaataaatttagcaAGAAAAATTCAAGTCCTTCCATAAGATAAGGAACATAAAATATAGGAACTTGCTTTTCCTgagttaaaatatacatttaaatcaTCTTTAATAAAAATCTCAGTGGGGCATTTTTTGATGGGTGAGGAATATGATCAAAAACAACTGTAAAACTCATCTGGAAAGAAATCTGGTACCTGGTAGAATTGCCTCAAATTTTTTGCAAAAGAATAATAAGGGGTGCCTCAACCTACTAGAAATGAAAATGTCATATGTAGTAAGATTAAACTGCTGTGGTCCTCACACAGGAATAGATAGAATGCAGTAGGAGGCCGAGAGCAGCCCGAGGATTTAGTTTTCATCAAAGTGCCGTTTCAAGTGATTGGGGAAATGGTGGGTTATTCACAAATGTGACTTGGATAAGTGCGGGGATAAGTATTCTCCACAAATATCAAAGTTAGAAATGTCCCACTTTACTAACACTGTATGCTTCATTCTGTGCAGACTGTGCAGACGGAGGAAATATCTGTACAATCCTGGGAATGTGGCACATTTTACAAAGGACACTTGTTTCCCAAATCTGAAAAACTCAGGCAGAGAAATTCACCAACTTCTGAGCCTGCATTCTAGTTATGAAATCACACATGAACCTTTTCACTGTCATGATTACAACAAAATTAAATCtcatttttagaaaaatcactCCTGTGTTGAATATATCACTTCTACCCTAAAAATAAGTTACAATAAAATGCTTTAAGTCTTATTTACTTCTGATGCCTCAGAGGAAACAGCTAATTTGTCTTGGTTTGATCTTGCTATAAAAATTAGGACTCCAATCTAGGAATGCTGTtgattttgtgtccttgtttcaccCCTACCTGCCTTTCGGCTTTCTCATTAATCCTAAGAGCTTGGGGCGCCCTGCCCCCTGCGCCCCAGTCTCCACCCTGGAGCCTGCAAggtgggggctgctggggaggAAGAAAATTGACCCACGGGCCACAGGCAGAGGTCGTTCTGTCATGGCCTGATCACCAACGCCACTCTATTGATGTCGCTCTGCTCTGTTTTGCTCTAAATTGCTAAAAATCAGATACATCACTTATACAAAAAACAATTCAGAtggattaaaatatttaacatttcatACTTACCCATCCAATAGAAGACTTAGATTTTCAATTACTGAtctttcaaagaaacaaattaaaaaaacaaaaaacagaaaacatttgcattatcctgatgtttttaaatttcactatGATTGGGAAGGGGAtaaattgttctttttaaatgcaGTTTCCTTCTTTAACACTGAAAATTGATTTTCCCTATTTACTTCCTGCTTAATTCTTCCCTTTGACTTAAGAAACAACTGGTTTAAAGAGTACCTTTAAAAGGAATGGAAATCCTGTATCCCAGGTTTCCTTCTCACTCCATTTTGTGAATGCTCTGCATTGACCTTGTCATATGAAAAATGAGAAGTTTTTGGCTTGACTCCTCGTATGTTCCACAGAATATGAGGGTCCACTCTGCAGCAGGGCTCTGCGCCCTGCGGAAAGTCAAAGCCGCCTAGCCTGACTTCTTTGACGCAGTTCACAGTTGTAACGGGTTTCTCACCCGCCGTGTAACTTCTGAGTTCTGTCCAAGGGGGCGTAGGGACCGTGGCATGTCAAACAGGGAAACTGGAAACCAAGAAGCAATTCTGTACCAGGCCCGGGGCAGTGGTGaccaggaggagggagagagcgTTTAAGGCACCGGGCTCCGCCCTTCCAGCCCCCTGGCCGATCCCCTCTCCTGGGGCCTTAGAGACGCAGCAGAGCACTCGCCTGAGTCCTCACACCGGGGTCTCTGGTCTGTGGGCCTCAGACGCACAGGCAACAAGCGCTTCCAGCAGCCGGGCCGATGTGGCCAGTGCCCACCAGCGGGAAGCAAGCTCAGCCGCAACAGTGTTAGAGCGGAATGCCAGCGACACCCTGTGCTCTGCCGGGAGTCCTAAGGGGCCCTCCAgccaccacccctccccagctcccccgTCCCTTCACCGCACCCGAGAAACGGGTGCTCCCCTCCGGCCTCGCTCACCTCCTGCTGCGGCCCCTGCAGGTTCTGAGGCAGGAGCCCCGGAGAAGGCAGCTCTTATTGCTCCTCCCGGGGAGGGGACTGCGGACACTGGCGCAGTCCCACTGCAGAGGCGGCAGCCAATgggggcccggggcggggagCTGGCTGGCGCAGCCGGGCTGCAGCCAGGCTCCCTGGAAGTGCTCCCTGGGAGCCAGGGCTGCACgctggggcaggaagaggggcGTCAGCTTTCTGTGCGACGTTTTATTTATCACCTGGTGTTGATTGCTCCTCTCAAGCCAGGCGGGAGTGGAAAGAGAGAAGGATCAATTGATTCAAACAAAACAAACGCACAGGTCCGGGCAGGAGGCTTCCGAGCACTGGCTGGATGCAGGGGAGGAGGCGGCCAGGGCTGCTCCAGCGGAGAGGCCCACGGAGGCCTCCATCTGCCACCGTGCCCGCCTGCTTGTCTGGCCGCCGCTGGCCAGCGTGAGGCCCCGTGGACCTCAGGCCTcggcaggggctgggcagggctgccTCAGAGGAGTTAACGAGCCCAGTGTCCACAGGAGGCCTGCTAAGAGTGGTGAAAAGGATACTCAATACCTTTTGGAAAGTCCTTGTTTTTATTTGGTGACACACATACCAATCACACCCCAAGTCCTCTCCTTTCACCCTGGGGTGGAAGGTCACAGCCTGCAGGAGTTGGACGGTGCCTTGGGAATGCCCTGACCAGGTGTGCCTCATAATCAGCCACCTCCCCGCATCTCACCACCTGTGTTCACCTGCGCTCTCCAAGCACTTGTGATCTGGCGAATCATCCCAAAGAGGCACAAAAGCGGTAACAAAAATTTGCAGATGAGTAAAGTATTTTGGGGTTGACATTTCAAAAGCTATTGTCAATCTGAGAACTTTGTAACCAGCGGGACTTGTGTTCGAATCCTGTCTCCTCTGTTTACTGGCTGAATCACCACCAGCAAGTCATGCATGTTTTCTAAGCTTCCTTTCCTGACCTGAAAAAGACCAAGGGAAGCAGCTTCCCGGGTCTCTGTGACTTGCTAAAGCTCTTACCTAGCCCTGTCTGGAGgtcactttctctttctgttgtaaTCTGGAATAgagtagtttattttattttttcctcacttggtgctcagtaaatgtgcgGGGGTAAAAGAACAAGGACAAATGTGCCAGCTGCCAGCTCCTGCCTCTCGGCTCCCAGTCCACCTCCAGCACCTGCTCCGTGCAGCCTGCCAGCCTTTCGGGGCGTTGCAGGGGGGAGGTTTGCTTTGTCTCCCTTGCTCCTGCCCCGTGGTTTGTCAGCAGCGTGTGTGGGGCCATCTCTGCCCCAGCCGCACGCCGGCCACCTCGCCGCCTGGACTAGGCTCAGTGGCCATCTTCCCCGCCCCTCCTGACGCGGCACCGTGAGCTTCAGCACACCTTGACTGTGCAACGCAGATCGTTTCCCAAGCAACTGTGGAACAACTCTGGCCTCTTCCATCCAGTGTGCTGGAGCTACACCTTCCCCAGCAAGGTCTACCCCCAAATGGGGGAAAGGGGTCTCTCTTCCAAGTTTGCCCTTTCCTGAGTACCCTTAGCCCCAGGGTCCCTTTAGAATTCTCTTTGCACATTTATAGTTATTCTCCTATCATagtttaataattctttttattaacCCTGCCCTGAGTAAATTACTATGTGGTTTCTATCTCCTGATTATACTGGGACTGACACAGAACTGTAAGTGGTCTCAGGAGATAGACCCAAATGATGGAATTTTGGGAATGGTCTGACCATGTCCTTGGACTCAAATGCAGTGCTGAGTTTCTCATCAGTGGAAAACTGGATGCCAATATTCCATGGTGTTCAGTAACATAATCAACCGAGCTATCCCTTGTGGTTGTGATGAAGTTATTAAAGGAAGCACATGCCACAGTGTCCCAGGAGGCTGCTCTCCATGATCGTTATGGAAGCAATGTTGATTATTTGGACTGAGGTAGGGACTGGTTGCTTTCCAGTGCTTACAGAGGGAAAACGACAAGCTCAAGTCATAGTCTAGGAAACAGAACGGTTCCATGCCAGCCCTAAACAGGACCGATATTGCTgaaaaaccaaacacaaaatcTAATTATATGAGTTGTTAAATTACAACAGTTGAATTCATAGTCTTGCCAAATTTCTCCTGTGAAAATTAGGGCATTGATGGGAAAGAATGGGATTTTGAAACTTGGAATGGGGACATCTGGTTCAACTCGGATGAAATTGAAAATCTTGAACTTCCCCAAGTCATTCTGAGACTCTTACCTTTGGAAGGAACTTTCCCGCTGCTGTCTGAGGACACTTGCCTTCCTCCACTTGAAATCCCCGTGACCATCTCATCTGGCAGATGTCCTGAAAGGGCTGCTCCTTCTCAAGGGCACCCCAACCAACAATGTTGCCACTCGACCCACAGCTAGGGTGAACCAGCATGctccaggggaggagggaggcacaCACTACAACCTAGGAAGAAACAACTTACACACCAGAAGAATTGCAGGATTCTGCTAGCTCTATTAGCAGAAGCCTGGGGGACATGTGTGGGAATGGGTTGATTCTAAAAGTGTTATACTAAGGAGGAATCTATCACTAGCTGGAAATACTTCATTGATATGGGTGCACTTACTAGAGATTCCAGACTTAATTTGTTAGCCCGTGCAGCTGGAGTAGATTCTAACAGCTTACTTGATTGGCTGACTGAAA from the Dasypus novemcinctus isolate mDasNov1 unplaced genomic scaffold, mDasNov1.1.hap2 scaffold_225, whole genome shotgun sequence genome contains:
- the LOC131277648 gene encoding protein S100-B-like, producing MSELEKAVVALIDVFHQYSGKEGDKHKLKKSELKELINNELSHFLEEIKEQEVVDKVMETLDSDGDGECDFQEFMAFVAVVTSACHELFEHE